The sequence tttttggtggttttttttgtttagctatttttctaaataacactaaaattcagcttttaaaattttgaaaatgtaaattaaaatctgaacattttcaaaagtaGTTGACTGTCTGTCACATCTGAAGTCTGCTTTCAGACATGGCTGCAATGTAAGCAGCGTTCTGATCAGTGGACCCTTAAATGCACCATACATGAATATCCCAGTAATTTTCTTAAGGATAGTGCAGGACTGGAATGTGTTGCaagtaatatttatttcttttttctctggttttatatatgtaatatttggttttataaataatatttggCCTATCTCAGAAAGCACTGATTCAGTCGTTTGCTGGTTTGTATTTCGCTGTCTGGTCTTGGCCCTGATCCTACAAAGCACTAAAACCAGACATAATTTGAAACACAAATTGGCCTTCTGGATATAGAAATTTGAATGTGTTGACTTTCTATAAAATTGTGGTCTTTGTTTCTATCTGTGAGTGCTTTGCTCCTGATGTGTATTTGGTTCtgcaaggaaaagaagaatttaacTATAAAAGCTTCTCAATGCATCATTCCACTGTCAaacataaattctttttctcaaagTATTGCTGCTGTCTCTGGACGTAAATGTTAAGATTGTTCTTAGTCCTTGGAGTTAGGAAACAGAACTTTCTCATGTTTGCAAGCCCACAGAGGAGAGAGAATTGATAGTTAGAGGGTTGAGCTGAATTGAAATGTCATTTACAGTTCTTATGATACACAGAGCATTCACTGAAATTTACCTTTGTTTCCACTACAGGGATGAGacatttgtttggttttagtgCTGGAAAAACAAGCTCAAGGCTGTGGCTGTTACAGCAGCTGGTAAAAACATGAGCATTTAATTCATATCTGCAACTTAAGTAGAAACCTACACACCCAGCCTTATTcttccctgtcccccctgtgcCATTGAGGCCAACTCTGGCTTGTCCTTGCTTCTGATTACCTTGGCTGGTGAGTAAGAAACCTAATAATTTTACTTACGTGGGCAATAGTTCTACTTGAATAGGGTTTTTGTAGTCAAAATTTTGTCAGACTtgtaactgtattttttaatgttgattTTGAAGTACAGGATATGGCATAAAATACTTAACTGTTTcttcagcaattttttaaaaaacttttctgACTTTAGCATAATATACTATGTGAATAAGTTTTTAAAATCCCTTAATTTTGTTTGTAAAGTTGGTATCTTTAGATCTTGTTTAGAATAAATTACGTTTATAATTCTTTATGTTAGTATGTGACAAAAAACATCTTGGAAGATTTTAATATTCTGTAGGGTTTATTAGTACTGTAGAGACATAGACAGTAAACTTCTATCAGTGTGCAAAATTCCTTGACCTTAAAGCAATAGGAATGTATGTTTGTAAGTCTTCAGAGGAATTCATTGTTTCTCCAGGAGGAATCAGTCATGGCTGATGACTCTCAGAGAAACTTCCGCTCGGTGTATTATGAAAAAGTGGGATTTCGTGGAGTTGAAGAAAAGAAGTCGCTGGAAATTCTGCTTAAGGATGATCGTTTGGGCAAGTTGATTTCACTGTTTGCTCTATTTCTTGGTGATtagaggctggggagggagtAATAGATAATGTTTACCTGCTGTGCTTAATACTTATTTAAGTTTGCATCTTTTACCAATAATCCCTCAGTTAGTGCTAGCAGACCTTTGATTTTCAAAGGCCTGGAAAACTATTAAAGATTTGTCAGCTtgcttgtttcttcttttttccttctttcattctctgtgaccaagaaatggaaagatttttAGGGAAAGCAATTTGAATCTGAGAATGCATCATCTCATGCTGTCAATTCGATCTAACTTCAAAGCAATGAAGATGTTATTGCTGCTGGTCCCTGAGGAGTGCCACATCTGTGGCAGAACAGAAAGATAAATGTTGTCCCTTTAAAAAAGGCCTTAATTATTTTGACAGTGACATGCTTTACAAAATGCCTATCAAAATGGTccagttttccttctgttgaaACCTGGAGTAGTTTTACTGTAAGTCAGGCCAATGTGAAAGCAGTGAAAGCATTTGTTGATAATATGTGGTGAAATAGGGAATTTCAATCTGCAACTAAAATTTGTCATACTTAGCTGGGTCAGAGATGCAAACCTGTTTATAACCATATTTAAATTTgtcctgaatatttttttcttttcatttctttacagATATCGAGAAGCTTTGCACATTTAGTCAAAGGTTTCCTCTTCCATCCATGTATCGTATACTGGTGTGGAAAGTGCTTCTAGGTATGAATTGTAACATGGAATATAGAATGTAGGaagatgcaatttaaaaaaaagttattttatttttttgtctttgaagaAGTAATCACTGGATTATTCTGTATGACCTTGCCTACTGATATATATTCAGCCTACTTTTGTATCCACCTTGGATGCCTAATGGCAATTACAAAACAAGTTTTTGAGAACTCTGCTGAAATGTGCCTAAGAGAGTGTGTTTCTGTATTTAACTTTGTAACACTCTCCAAGTATATTTATGAAATGAATTTGAAATGTGGATTATAAGAAGTCATCGATATCTGATAAGATATTCAGTTGTGCTCCTGAAATAACAGACAAGTAAGTTGAACTCAAGTTgtgattaattttaaactgGGTGAAGCATGGAATACATGTTTATTCTAAAGAGAAGCTTTGTGTTCTGCAGAATATTGGTTTCTTATGGTTTTGCAGCTGGCTTTGAATTGTATTTGCCCTTGAAGATGATACAAGGCTGAAGACAAATTAATGGTATCCCCAGAAGCTGTAAAAACCATAAATAGATTATATTTTCCTAGAAGTGCACTAATCAGATGAGTAATTAAAAAGTACTAATGGCTTTGCACTAACTGGTCGAGTACATTTGTTGACTAGATGTGAGATCGTGTCCTCTTGGAGACAGGaggggtttaaaaaaaatcttaatttttaaattcattttttccccttccagttttttacattttgaaagtTTTGACTTCATATTCCTGATTATGtggaatataatttttattcctttttttttttttggcaaaagtAGTAAATGAACAGTGCAGAGAAGGGGCAAGATCTAATTACAAAGCTTTAAGTTCTTGGCGTTGAACTTACAGAGTAGTCCTACTTGATAAAAGGCTCTGCCATTAACAATATTATTGTATTCTGGGCAGTAGTCAGCatcctttaaaatattagtAGTGGGAAATACAGCATAGGAGTTTTGGACAGGCAACTCAGTACAGAATCCTTCAGCCAACATTATAATAGCAAAATATATCTCTTTGCAAAATTGTGGCTTACTGCGGAGCCAGGTCTTGGGCTGTTTTAGATAAAGGATCTGTGAATCCTGTGATAACACAAAACACCTTCTGAATCAACTGCTTGGAAAATTATACTGGTTctaaaaagtattttgtatttttaaacccAGAGTGATTCATTTCACAGCATGAAGTTGtttcaggggaggtttgggttggatatcAGAACAAGGGGTGGTttggcactggaacaggctcccagggaagtgatcacagcaccaaggctgacagagttcaagaagtgagctctgctctcaggcacatggtgtgattttATGGAGTAGTCTTGTGAAAGGCCAGTAGGGGGACTCAGtggtccttgtgggtctcttcaAACTCGCGATATTCTGATTTCAGGTATTTGTACTGTCATTCTCTGACGTGCCTTGGGTGAACAGAGGTTCAGGCACCTTTCTTACAGTGCATTTCAGTGTTAGCAGTTGTTATAAAAGCTGGTATTGAGAAGGACAGTGCAAAATACCTCCCCCTAAATGGCTGGAACCACAGCCCAGTCCATTTCTGGTGGGAGGTGTTATGTGACCTCTAAATAATGttaataatttaagaaaaggaaGTCTGTCCTGCCAGCAAAACTCTCTCAGACATGTGCCAAGGCTTGCTgatgtcccaggtgtgtcagcaATGCCTCTGTTACCTTCCTGTTCAAGGATGACTCATGATGGTTTCCAGGCACCCCTGTGTTgtttcagctttgttttgcCTGCCTAAGGTTGTCCTCTGTGTTTGAGGAGAGCAGTTGGCAGTATGTACATACAGTTATGATGTTGACTCTCTTTTGGCATATTGTGAAAAATGTCTTGCCTTCTTCCAGCTTTTGAAATGCAGACAGGTTtgcagctggaaaataaaagataattttctgtCTGATGTGCTTGTTCCTCAATTCAGCCATTTCATGGTGTAACACTtgacaggaatttttttttctttaaatgagaGGTAGAAGGAGCAGGTAGCTTGTTTCAGAACTGACTTTTGAAGAACACTTTGTTCTCATGAGTTTCTACACTGGGAAAAATTCTGCTCCACTAGTGATAgggaaatggcattttttgCCTAGGTgtatatgtttttatttctcttgaagTCTCTGACAGTTTTGTTGTGAAAATCAGTGCATAGCAAGACTCAGTAGGGGGGAGGACTGGGTGAAATGCTAAGTATCTTTGTTGGAGATGCTGTGtaattttctttgcctttctacTTagatactttttaaattttttttttcccagaaaactAGAAAAGAGATTTGTGTTCTGctaagaaaataacaaattttaCTTTACAAGTGATTATGTGGCATTTTAAGTTCTAATCTTTAATTGATTCAACTGattgattttggtttttgaaTGTCATTTTAGGGAGAATTAATCTCTGGTACAGTGTGTAAAGACTTTTCTGGCAGTGAAGTAATTAATACTGCAGTGAGCAGTATCTTTGCATTAGTTAGTTGCGTGTATATATTCTCTGTCATCTCAGACAAAGCGTAGAATTTGAGAAAATGAACAGCTAATGTGTATAACAATGATTCTACACTgactttgttttcaaaataaatggaagCTGGGCACAAATATACAACTAGTACTGTGCTGAAAACTAGACATACAAAAAGGATCAAGTAGAACTCTTCCTTACAATtgcttatattttttcttttaatttttagaatttaatttaattttttttttttaggaattattCCTCCTCACCACGAATCTCATGCTTTGGTGATGAAGTACCGGAAGGAGCAGTACTGGGATATTCACCACGCTCTCCGTGTGATTCGCTTTATCAATGATTCTACCCCACAGGTTGATGTTTTCCTCCGCATACATCAACTGGAATCAGGAAAACTGCCTCGAAATGTAGCTTTTCCCTTGGTCAGTGGTGATTTTAACAGTCTTTTAAATATAATACTTTACTGAACTTGAAACTGTGAACTAGTGAGAAACTGAACTGCAGGTCGCCCCGCAAGTGCTTGTAGATAGAGCAAGTAaggtgaaaggaaaacagagaagtactagtataaaataaagaattttagtcaaagtgcttttctcttttctttcccctaagTACTTACGTAATATTTTATGCCTTAAAGTCTCTTTTGTGCATTTTTCCTGCTACGTTTCAAGCCTTTTGTACTCCAGGACACTTCAGTTTCTTTATAGCGCTGATGTGAAAATGACGTCATCTCATTGTAGCTCATAGGTTCTTATGTTCCTGAAACAAGGGTAATTCAGAGCCTGTACAAGCAGTGGTTTAATGCAAGTTGCAGCaaatacttaaattatttgtttttaaatttagacTTCAGTGTACtgtcctcctttttttcttagtcTGAACTGACCTGGTCTTCTGTCAGGTAATGCGCATACTCTGCTGTTCACAGTATACAGCCATATGGTTAAACAAGGCTGTGTTGTGATGGTAAATTAGTAATGATAAAAACAATGAGtggttctttcttttctctgtgaaatagGAGATAAGGAAAGGAGCCAAAGAGCTTTCTAAGTGGATTTTGTCTGTAGTTAATTTATCCGTATTCACTCTAGCCCAgcttattttgtaatttttcatctGTAATCACAAATTTTGACATAAGTACTTAAAGAAAAgttcaaaataataaaaggttTGAGTTAATATGGAAAATTCAGTAATATTTAGAATTGGAGGATTACCTGCAGCATTCTCTTGTCAGAGGAGGGAATGTTTTCATACCCTTACCATTTCCTAGGAATGCGGCCATCCTACCCTGAAAATTTCCAGTAGAGAAATTTCCTTGATTTTGGCATGTGACGCAGTGGGCTGAAAATTCCTCCCTTCTAGAGCAGTATTGCCTTCTGAGCAAGTGTTTTGTCAGTGCATCCTAGAGCTGCTCTCAGGACTGTGGTGAGATTTCATAGTGATGGTTTTTAGCAGAGCCTCATTCATTAGTCCTGTAACTcaggtttgttttgctgctgcagaaagcatTTGTTCTCGTTTCAGTGCAGTCACTGTCCCCTTAAACTTACGAGAGGTTGCTCTTGATGGTAGTGCAGGTGTTTTATTGTAGAGGCAGAGGGAGATAAAGAGATGTCACATCGatctaaatattttgaaatgtttgagTACCAAACGGAAGTCTGCTGAGTGTTTTGTGCATCCGAATGCAGAGAGTTCAAGTAAGGATATGCGTGTATTGGAGCAGTCTGTGTGGCAGAGACATAAACCCAGTAGTATTTAGGACTCTCTATACACTGAAGCATGTCTTGGTTTTAAAAGCAAGACAAGTCCTACTTGCTCTGTTTTAATAGATATCTGTCAtcatcctgcagctgctgcccgaTGTCTTGTTTAGGAACGTCAGAACAGCTTTTTGTGTATGTtgattcctgtttttttccctgaatagcagagaaaaggaatatAAGAATAACTTAAATCAGAATAGTCCAATACTTCTCTGTAGACcactttttttgctttgtttttcaggaacCTGAAGATGAAGTGTTTCTTGCTATTGCTAAAGCAATGGAGGAAATGGTAGAGGATCCTATAGAATGCTATTGGCTTGTCAGTTGTTTTGTGAATCAGCTGAACAGCAAGCACAAAGATTCATTACAACAGCTGgtaagaaaaaaggattttatttttctttttgcaaggAGAAGCAGTCATAGAAAACATTAACACATTGAGACAACTGGAGAATCAGAAGTGACACCCTTGGATTCTGTTCCACCAGCTACTTTCAAAATAGGGGAGGAGTGCTTTTTGCATTGTGATTGTGCTGCCCTGTTTAATGTAACATCAGAAATagtttttgtttgctgtgtggTAATTTTCAATTAACTTTTTTGTCTAAAGGTTACATTGTATCCAGTTGAATTATATGTCTCACAAATTGGTcacttaaaatttttctttaaacaattaaaaatgtcaaaagtgAAGGACATCTTGGTGTACGTCTGCTACCTTTTAGGCTCCATCTCTGGCATTCATATGCGGCTCATTGGATGATAGACAAAACGCAGTTTTGCTTTATAAATGGAGCAGAGTACTCCATCTTCAGAAAAACAGTATGTTGCTAATCAAGTTATAATAAAATTGGAGTAGATTTTTGTAGCACTGACAATTTAAATGCTATCacagaatattaattttgaatttctgtcttcctgatttataaaatgaaagttTGATTTTAATGTGTACTAATCAAAATTATGAAAGTTCTTGTAATTCATCAAATAGCCATAACAGATAAGGAGCTTTTAGTTAACAATAttctaaaaagtaaaaatatcaaGTACATGTGCACCAGCAATTGCTGAATAGAAATTTGCTGAGGAAAACTATGCCTGCCCTTGTTAGTTCTTTTGCAactaagaaataatttttaaatctacCTCCTGTTTCTGTGGGTGGTACATTCAACTATACCAGTTCAAAGgagaaaggaatattttggaaGTGTGTGTTTGTACGATGTGACGTAAAGAGTGCCCAGTgtctccctccctttttttttttttttgtaacacaATCAATGTGGCAAGACTCAGTAGGCGAGAATATTGGCAAAGGAagtgttttctgcctttgaCAGTAGAAGTCCTTAGCAGTTTGCCTAACTATGACAAAGCATAAAGGTAGTCAAGAATTTATGAAAATGTGTATTGTgttacattaaaatttaaacaagATGAGAAAATTATCCACATGTTTATGCCTTAAATACTTAGGGTTTTTAAACAGTAAATCAATGTCCAGCTTTTAATGGGTTGCACAGGGACTTGCTCTCAGAATTGATTTTTTGCGTTTTGCTGCATTGTGTGTAGATATTTTTGATGTGTGCTAAGGTGATTAGGTTTGAGGTGAATGAAACTCGATTTTACTTGTGAAAGTAGCAGTAATTAGTGCACGTTTAATCTCTGTGTTGCTTGAAGCTCTGAAGCACATCCTTGCACTAGGGAATACTGCATATCTTGGAAGTTCTGCTAGTGGTCAGCAATTTCAGGAAGCTGAGGTTGTTTCTTTGGTTAAGTACATAATTAGTCGATTGCAAAAGTTGGTAACACCTGTATTTTGGAACAGCTAAAACAATGAAGgtacattattttaatatgttaCATTGCTCCATTACGTTAACTGAATTGTGAGGACAGTGCTTGTCTTACAGTGTGCATTAACTATGAAGGTATTCTGATGTGAGTTACCTAAAATTTTCTAATCCTTTCTCAGCCAAAAGTTCTGGAGCAGTATTTGAACATTGAAGATAACCGACTGCTGATGCATCTGAAGGCATGTGCTGCAATGAGCAAACTCCCCTACGATCTTTGgtttaaaaagtgttttgcaGGATGTTTACCTGAGTCCAGTTTACAGAGGcaagttctttttcttttctttctgtttataaCTGCATAGTAATTTCAGCTTTCTGTCATCGCTAGCAGGCAAAGAGCTTTCCATACTTTATCTGTAAGATTATGGTGTTAGCTTTATTGCTAATTTGGAAATGATACAATTGGATTTAATTCCCCTTGTTACTGATGCAAGATAATCTCTGTGTGATTGTTTCAcctactgaaaataaaaagaatggaGCTAAGTATACCAGCTGATTCTGTTAGACACTTAGTGCCTCCTAGGATGCAGAACTCCAAACCCCTCTGTCAGTGTTACATAGCTGAATTGTAGTCagtttttgggctttttgaCAAAAATCTGTGCTTAGGGAGTGATTGTAGTATTGTATTAATGTTAGATGAAAAAGATTTTGGGAATGTCTGtgggttttggctgggatagagttagATTTCTTCAGAGTAGCTGGTatagggctgtgttttggagcacagggatgttttagttcctgcagagcagtgcttAAACTGCTCTGCAGGAACATACAGCATCATTCTGCTCCTCACCAgcaaggaggctgggggtgcacaagaaCACGGCTGGGAGGGGTCACAGCCAAGACAGCTGACTCCAGCTGACCCAAGGAATATCCCATTCCATGTGGAGTCATTCTCAGCAGTTAAGCTGAGGAGGAGCTTGGCAGATGGAAGCATTTGCCTGGGGACTTGTTGCCCATCAGTCGGGCTGATGGGAAACTGTTCTCTGTTGCATTACTTGtctcaggttttattttcttctctttgttatGTTTTACTTCTCTTCCTTACAGTTTTTTGGAAATTAttacttctttttaattatgaaaCTTTTGTTCTCCACCCACAAATTTGTTTCTTACTTCTACCCTTCCAGtttttcccccatcccactggtgGAGGTAGTAAATGAgttgctgcctgctgctcagttg comes from Camarhynchus parvulus chromosome 2, STF_HiC, whole genome shotgun sequence and encodes:
- the TBC1D7 gene encoding TBC1 domain family member 7, producing MADDSQRNFRSVYYEKVGFRGVEEKKSLEILLKDDRLDIEKLCTFSQRFPLPSMYRILVWKVLLGIIPPHHESHALVMKYRKEQYWDIHHALRVIRFINDSTPQVDVFLRIHQLESGKLPRNVAFPLEPEDEVFLAIAKAMEEMVEDPIECYWLVSCFVNQLNSKHKDSLQQLPKVLEQYLNIEDNRLLMHLKACAAMSKLPYDLWFKKCFAGCLPESSLQRVWDKVISGSCKILVFVAVEILLTFKMKIIALNSAEKITQFLENIPQDNTDAIVSKAVDLWRTHCGTPAHSV